A part of Liolophura sinensis isolate JHLJ2023 chromosome 1, CUHK_Ljap_v2, whole genome shotgun sequence genomic DNA contains:
- the LOC135482420 gene encoding mucin-2-like: MKGSMGFLLCCVLAVCLLTTTSGMTTQPTVNGTETTPNAEDVANTTSTAKVTPSTAKATTTTTKDTTTTTKVTPPTAMAGASKTTTRGPKIGTVVNETPTPAPTYYYVSTCKPITIECPQKDWTVHVNRVFGGRKLDPTCTADRAECCKAEMDNRTECLIENKVVVNLQREYCLKTPGEPCLIFEHSAHYIGCKDNLVSQYTVVEFYCAYIPIPTRNDTTVITTPSTTAAPSTRNTQPTTTIGRNTSTPKPLPIAIIAGSAGGGVFLIVIIVVIVCCVRMRKQRIMKQDMTKAQLGMNPVSDIGVNYMDAEKGTDRDPDIIKTTPKVANGKPYNSS, translated from the exons ATGAAGGGATCCATGGGTTTTTTGCTGTGCTGTGTATTAGCAGTGTGTTTACTGACCACAACGTCTGGTATGACAACACAGCCAACAG TGAATGGCACAGAAACGACGCCGAACGCTGAAGACGTGGCAAACACTACATCAACGGCCAAAGTTACTCCATCAACTGCCAaagccacaacaacaacaacaaaagacacaacaacaacgacgaaAGTCACGCCACCAACGGCGATGGCAGGAGCATCAAAAACAACAACCCGTGGGCCTAAGATTGGTACCGTTGTTAACGAAACACCAACGCCAG CACCAACGTACTATTACGTGTCCACATGTAAGCCCATAACGATCGAGTGTCCACAAAAGGACTGGACAGTCCACGTTAACCGGGTGTTCGGAGGGAGGAAGTTGGACCCCACGTGCACGGCTGACCGCGCCGAGTGCTGTAAAGCGGAAATGGACAATAGGACGGAGTGCCTAATTGAGAACAAAGTGGTTGTCAATTTGCAGAGAGAGTACTGTCTGAAAACTCCTGGAGAACCGTGTCTCATCTTCGAGCACAGCGCCCATTACATAGGCTGCAAGGATAACTTAGTCAGCCAGTACACAGTGGTCGAGTTTTACTGCGCATATA TTCCCATACCGACCCGCAATGATACCACTGTAATCACAACACCCAGTACAACCGCCGCGCCGTCCACCAGGAACACTCAACCCACAACCACAATTGGACGAAATACCAGCACGCCAAAACCTC TGCCCATCGCCATTATCGCCGGGTCAGCAGGAGGCGGTGTTTTTCTCATTGTCATTATCGTCGTCATTGTGTGTTGCGTGAG AATGCGAAAACAAAGAATTATGAAACAGGACATGACTAAAGCCCAGCTCGGTATGAACCCAGTGTCAGACATTGGCGTTAATTACATGGACGCTGAAAAGGGGACTGATCGTGATCCGGATATCATCAAAACAACTCCAAAAGTAGCTAATGGAAAGCCGTATAACTCCAGCTAA